The Xanthomonas sp. CFBP 8443 genome has a window encoding:
- a CDS encoding lytic transglycosylase domain-containing protein — protein MKGMVGLLGLAIVTLSATPASAGTLYKCVGGDGVPSYVSKRVAGASCSVVSRYVPDRRAVRAAPAPAAASVSAERAPSRGVIALATPQSGGPATIISTPVAAPAAVAASVAPTRVAPVPAGNGAAPRRVVSGQVYSYMKDGVRHYTSARPTQVASLGAVRTIHYSFIETCYACANPGLNFGAVRLNTTAYQSEIAAAAREYGVDEAVVRAIIHAESAYNPMALSRAGAQGLMQLMPPTARRFGVSDSFDAAQNIRGGVQYLAWLLKRFNGNLTLAAAGYNAGEGAVDKHGGVPPYSETQRYVQRVGLLADRYRGVLATAH, from the coding sequence ATGAAGGGGATGGTGGGGCTTCTGGGGCTGGCAATCGTCACGCTGTCGGCTACGCCGGCCAGCGCCGGCACCCTATACAAGTGCGTCGGCGGCGATGGCGTGCCCAGCTACGTCAGCAAGCGCGTGGCCGGCGCCAGCTGCAGCGTGGTCAGCCGTTACGTGCCCGATCGCCGTGCCGTGCGCGCTGCGCCTGCGCCTGCCGCGGCGTCCGTTTCCGCCGAGCGCGCGCCCAGCCGTGGCGTCATCGCCCTGGCCACGCCGCAGTCCGGCGGCCCGGCCACCATCATCAGCACCCCGGTCGCGGCACCGGCGGCGGTCGCCGCCAGTGTGGCGCCGACGCGGGTGGCGCCCGTGCCTGCGGGCAATGGCGCCGCGCCGCGGCGGGTGGTCAGCGGTCAGGTCTATTCCTATATGAAGGACGGCGTGCGCCACTACACCAGCGCGCGGCCGACCCAGGTCGCCAGTCTCGGCGCGGTGCGCACCATCCACTACAGCTTCATCGAGACCTGCTACGCCTGCGCCAATCCCGGGCTCAACTTCGGCGCGGTGCGGTTGAACACCACCGCCTACCAGAGCGAGATCGCCGCCGCCGCGCGCGAGTACGGGGTCGACGAGGCGGTGGTGCGCGCGATCATCCATGCCGAGTCGGCGTACAACCCGATGGCGCTGAGCCGCGCCGGCGCGCAGGGCCTGATGCAGCTGATGCCGCCGACCGCGCGCCGCTTCGGGGTCAGCGATTCGTTCGATGCGGCGCAGAACATCCGCGGCGGCGTGCAGTACCTGGCCTGGCTGTTGAAGCGCTTCAACGGCAACCTGACCCTGGCTGCCGCCGGCTACAACGCCGGCGAGGGCGCGGTGGACAAGCATGGCGGGGTGCCGCCGTACAGCGAGACGCAGCGCTACGTGCAGCGCGTCGGCTTGCTGGCCGACCGCTACCGCGGCGTGCTGGCGACGGCGCATTGA
- a CDS encoding helix-turn-helix transcriptional regulator has protein sequence MLERERLLAALKQLLKERGWRYADLAAAVGVSEPTIKRILSTGRMDLDRLERICEVLEIDFFELARAASGTRQSRRLLSLRQEQALADAPRLMMVFHLLCQGWRSEAIATDYGMTHAELVQLLARLDRVGLIELLPGDRTRLRVARDFSWRDDGPVRARYLGAASREFMQDAFDAQQALLALEVRELGDASIAALRRKLERLVVEFREAADVDVSLPHERRRSVGMLVAMRPWVFSLADSLRVADTPVAATPVRGGRRRARAT, from the coding sequence ATGCTCGAACGCGAACGTCTGCTCGCTGCGCTGAAGCAACTGCTGAAGGAGCGCGGTTGGCGCTATGCCGATCTGGCCGCCGCGGTCGGCGTGTCCGAGCCGACGATCAAGCGCATCCTCTCGACCGGGCGCATGGATCTGGACCGGCTGGAGCGCATCTGCGAGGTCCTGGAGATCGATTTCTTCGAACTGGCGCGCGCGGCCAGCGGCACCCGACAATCGCGGCGCCTGCTCAGCCTGCGCCAGGAGCAGGCGCTGGCCGATGCGCCGCGGCTGATGATGGTCTTCCACCTGTTGTGCCAGGGCTGGCGCAGCGAGGCGATCGCCACCGACTACGGGATGACGCATGCCGAGCTGGTGCAGTTGCTGGCGCGCCTGGACCGGGTCGGCCTGATCGAGCTGCTGCCGGGCGACCGCACGCGCCTGCGGGTGGCGCGCGACTTTTCCTGGCGCGACGACGGTCCGGTGCGGGCGCGTTACCTGGGGGCCGCCAGCCGGGAGTTCATGCAGGACGCGTTCGATGCACAGCAGGCGCTGCTGGCGCTGGAGGTTCGCGAACTGGGCGATGCGTCGATCGCCGCGTTGCGGCGCAAGCTGGAACGGCTGGTGGTCGAATTCCGCGAGGCGGCGGACGTGGATGTCAGCCTGCCGCACGAACGCCGGCGCAGCGTCGGCATGCTGGTGGCGATGCGGCCGTGGGTGTTCTCGCTGGCCGACAGCCTGCGCGTGGCCGACACGCCCGTCGCCGCCACGCCGGTGCGCGGCGGTCGTCGGCGCGCCAGGGCGACGTAG
- the miaB gene encoding tRNA (N6-isopentenyl adenosine(37)-C2)-methylthiotransferase MiaB, protein MTGTALHPLPSAGTPTAALPVRGKLYIKTHGCQMNEYDSAKMADVLAAAEGLELTDNPEEADVVLVNTCSIREKAQEKVFSQLGRWKALKAGGKPVIIGVGGCVASQEGEAIVKRAPYVDLVFGPQTLHRLPELIRARRESGKSQVDISFPEVEKFDRLPEPRAEGPSAFVSIMEGCSKYCSFCVVPYTRGEEISRPFEDVLVEVAQLAAQGVREINLLGQNVNAYRGPYADAEAGEQPQYADLGLLIRSIAQIDGIGRIRFTTSHPLEFSDSLVDAYRDVPQLANYLHLPVQAGSDRILSAMKRGYTALEFKQKIRKLRAVRPDISISSDFIVGFPGETDADFDKTMKLIEDVGFDQSFSFIYSRRPGTPAADLEDDTPDAVKHARLARLQAHINAHSLQISQGMVGSVQTVLVEGPSKKNPAELTGKTENMRSVNFPGDPRLIGQFVDVAITEALSNSLRGRIAAIDTAAGI, encoded by the coding sequence ATGACCGGGACCGCCCTGCATCCCCTGCCCTCCGCCGGCACGCCGACCGCTGCCTTGCCGGTGCGCGGCAAGCTGTACATCAAGACCCACGGTTGCCAGATGAACGAGTACGACTCGGCCAAGATGGCCGACGTGCTCGCCGCCGCCGAGGGCCTGGAGCTGACCGACAACCCCGAAGAAGCCGACGTGGTGCTGGTCAACACCTGCTCGATCCGCGAGAAGGCGCAGGAGAAGGTGTTCAGCCAGCTCGGCCGCTGGAAGGCGCTCAAGGCCGGCGGCAAGCCGGTGATCATCGGCGTCGGCGGCTGCGTGGCCTCGCAGGAGGGCGAGGCGATCGTCAAGCGCGCGCCGTACGTGGACCTGGTGTTCGGCCCGCAGACCCTACACCGCCTGCCGGAGCTGATCCGCGCGCGGCGCGAATCGGGCAAGTCGCAGGTGGACATCAGCTTCCCCGAGGTCGAGAAGTTCGACCGCCTGCCGGAACCGCGCGCCGAAGGGCCGTCGGCGTTCGTATCGATCATGGAGGGCTGCTCCAAGTACTGCTCGTTCTGCGTGGTGCCCTACACCCGCGGCGAGGAGATCAGCCGCCCGTTCGAGGACGTGCTGGTGGAAGTGGCGCAGCTGGCCGCGCAGGGCGTGCGCGAGATCAACCTGCTCGGCCAGAACGTCAACGCCTACCGCGGGCCGTACGCCGATGCCGAGGCCGGCGAGCAGCCGCAGTACGCCGACCTGGGCCTGCTGATCCGCAGCATCGCGCAGATCGACGGCATCGGCCGCATCCGCTTCACCACCTCGCACCCGCTGGAGTTCAGCGATTCGCTGGTCGACGCCTACCGCGACGTGCCGCAGCTGGCCAACTACCTGCATCTGCCGGTGCAGGCCGGCAGCGACCGCATCCTCAGCGCGATGAAGCGCGGCTACACCGCGCTGGAGTTCAAGCAGAAGATCCGCAAGCTGCGCGCGGTGCGCCCGGACATCTCAATCAGCTCGGACTTCATCGTCGGCTTCCCCGGCGAGACCGACGCCGACTTCGACAAGACCATGAAGCTGATCGAGGACGTGGGCTTCGACCAGAGCTTCTCCTTCATCTATTCGCGGCGCCCCGGCACGCCAGCGGCCGATCTGGAAGACGACACGCCCGATGCGGTCAAGCACGCGCGCCTGGCGCGGCTGCAGGCGCACATCAACGCGCACTCGCTGCAGATCTCGCAAGGCATGGTCGGCAGCGTGCAGACGGTGCTGGTCGAAGGCCCGTCGAAGAAGAACCCGGCCGAACTGACCGGCAAGACCGAGAACATGCGCTCGGTGAACTTCCCCGGCGATCCGCGCCTGATCGGCCAGTTCGTCGATGTGGCGATCACCGAGGCGTTGAGCAATTCGCTGCGCGGGCGCATTGCGGCGATTGATACGGCGGCTGGCATCTAG
- a CDS encoding class I SAM-dependent methyltransferase yields the protein MPRLSTAQVLAAAAVLQARAGAPASAWNARVAAACLQHGGGAGNALLRATGTRLGRCVLRWLEYALLPGIGAHYAWRKRRIRAWAERACADGMRQVVILGAGFDALGAELADRIPHLRVYEVDLAHGIAIKQRALASLGIEQPRLHFVVLDLAQASLPASLADAAQFDPDAPTLVIAEGVLMYLPAPAAIRLLHGLAGLLRRARCIATTMQTRGDGHANFLHARPWLRRWLRWSGEPFRWGCSRAALPATLLPAGLALDTLADPDDPADPDPCPGEWLFAGNLSPGPAPVAGR from the coding sequence ATGCCGCGGCTGTCCACCGCACAGGTGCTCGCGGCGGCGGCCGTGCTGCAGGCGCGCGCTGGCGCGCCGGCGTCGGCATGGAACGCACGCGTGGCCGCGGCCTGCCTGCAGCACGGCGGCGGCGCCGGCAACGCCCTGCTGCGTGCGACCGGCACGCGGCTGGGGCGTTGCGTGCTGCGCTGGCTCGAGTACGCGCTGCTGCCAGGGATCGGTGCGCACTACGCATGGCGCAAGCGTCGGATCCGCGCCTGGGCCGAACGTGCCTGCGCCGACGGAATGCGGCAGGTGGTGATTCTCGGCGCCGGGTTCGATGCGCTGGGTGCGGAACTGGCGGACCGCATCCCGCACCTGCGTGTCTACGAAGTCGATCTGGCGCATGGGATCGCGATCAAACAGCGCGCGCTGGCGTCGCTGGGGATCGAGCAACCGCGCCTGCACTTCGTGGTGCTGGATCTGGCGCAGGCGTCGCTACCGGCTTCGCTCGCCGACGCCGCGCAGTTCGACCCCGACGCGCCCACGCTGGTGATCGCCGAGGGCGTCCTGATGTATCTGCCCGCGCCGGCGGCGATCCGGCTGCTGCATGGGCTGGCCGGGTTGCTGCGGCGGGCGCGCTGCATCGCCACCACGATGCAGACGCGCGGCGACGGCCACGCGAATTTCCTGCACGCGCGCCCCTGGCTGCGGCGCTGGCTGCGCTGGAGCGGCGAGCCGTTCCGCTGGGGATGCAGCCGCGCCGCGTTGCCGGCGACACTGTTGCCGGCCGGACTGGCGCTGGACACGCTGGCCGACCCCGACGATCCCGCCGACCCGGATCCGTGTCCGGGAGAGTGGTTGTTCGCAGGCAACCTGTCGCCGGGTCCAGCGCCGGTCGCCGGCCGCTGA
- a CDS encoding WYL domain-containing protein: MASPASRMLRLIALLQTRRVWPGAELAERLGVDRRSLRRDVERLRGLGYPVRASSGVGGGYQLAAGAQMLPLLFEEDEAVAVAVALRAAAASMSGLEDTALRVLAKLDPLLPARVRQRAGALHAVTVSLGHDLAVPDSRLLIGIAGACRDRRLLGFGYRDHQGQASQRCVEPLRLINYGRRWYLLGWDRDRADWRTFRVDRIDAPLHLGETVAARLPPRDPATMVREAISFAPFPVQLRVRLRGDPAELAARIPPWCGVLEVGEDGDCRLAMGAESPAWLAAELLTLGVPFELIDGQALRPALLAALRDAAACIGEEAP, translated from the coding sequence ATGGCTTCCCCCGCGTCCCGCATGCTGCGCCTGATCGCCCTGTTGCAGACCCGCCGGGTCTGGCCGGGCGCCGAGCTGGCCGAGCGCCTGGGCGTGGACCGGCGCAGCCTGCGCCGCGACGTCGAGCGCCTGCGCGGCCTGGGCTATCCGGTGCGCGCCTCGTCCGGCGTCGGCGGCGGCTACCAACTGGCGGCCGGCGCGCAGATGCTGCCGCTGCTGTTCGAAGAGGACGAGGCGGTGGCGGTCGCGGTGGCGCTGCGCGCGGCCGCGGCGAGCATGAGTGGGCTGGAGGATACGGCGCTGCGGGTGCTGGCCAAGCTGGATCCGCTGTTGCCGGCGCGGGTGCGGCAGCGCGCCGGCGCGCTGCATGCGGTGACCGTGTCGCTGGGGCACGACCTCGCGGTGCCGGACTCCCGCCTGCTGATCGGCATCGCCGGCGCTTGCCGCGACCGGCGCCTGCTCGGGTTCGGCTACCGCGACCACCAGGGCCAGGCCAGCCAGCGCTGCGTCGAGCCGCTGCGCCTGATCAACTACGGGCGCCGCTGGTACCTGCTGGGTTGGGACCGCGACCGGGCCGACTGGCGCACGTTCCGGGTCGACCGCATCGACGCGCCGCTGCATCTCGGCGAGACGGTCGCGGCGCGGCTGCCGCCGCGCGATCCGGCGACGATGGTGCGCGAGGCGATCAGCTTCGCGCCGTTCCCGGTGCAGCTGCGGGTGCGCCTGCGCGGCGATCCGGCCGAGCTGGCCGCGCGCATCCCGCCGTGGTGCGGAGTGCTGGAGGTGGGCGAGGACGGCGATTGCCGGCTGGCGATGGGCGCCGAGTCGCCGGCCTGGCTGGCGGCGGAACTGCTGACGCTGGGGGTTCCGTTCGAACTGATCGACGGGCAGGCGCTCCGGCCGGCGCTGCTGGCGGCGTTGCGCGACGCGGCGGCCTGCATCGGCGAGGAGGCGCCATGA
- the petA gene encoding ubiquinol-cytochrome c reductase iron-sulfur subunit, producing MANDGVNDSVNAGRRRFLTATTAVVGAVGAGFVAVPFIKSWNPSAKAKLAGAPVTADISALQEGQRLILEWRGQPIWIVKRSKAILDALPTLDGRLKDPKSEVTDQQPAYIKGEGRSIKPDISVLVGLCTHLGCSPEMVAEIRPEPYDPEWKGGYFCPCHKSRFDMAGRVFQGVPAPINLLVPPHHYQDDNTLIIGVDPSASAKGAA from the coding sequence ATGGCCAACGATGGGGTCAACGATTCTGTAAATGCAGGACGCCGCCGCTTTCTCACCGCCACTACGGCGGTGGTGGGCGCGGTTGGAGCAGGTTTCGTCGCGGTTCCTTTCATCAAGTCGTGGAACCCCAGCGCCAAGGCCAAACTGGCCGGCGCGCCGGTCACCGCGGACATCAGTGCGTTGCAGGAAGGCCAGCGCCTGATCCTGGAGTGGCGCGGTCAGCCGATCTGGATCGTCAAGCGCTCCAAGGCGATCCTGGATGCGCTGCCGACGCTGGATGGGCGGCTCAAGGACCCCAAGTCCGAGGTCACCGACCAGCAGCCGGCCTACATCAAGGGCGAGGGCCGTTCGATCAAGCCCGATATCTCGGTGCTGGTCGGGCTGTGCACGCACCTGGGCTGCTCGCCGGAGATGGTCGCCGAGATCCGCCCCGAGCCCTACGATCCGGAATGGAAGGGCGGCTATTTCTGTCCCTGCCACAAGTCGCGCTTCGACATGGCCGGGCGCGTGTTCCAGGGCGTGCCGGCGCCGATCAACCTGCTGGTACCCCCGCATCACTACCAGGACGACAACACGCTGATCATCGGCGTCGATCCGAGTGCGTCCGCGAAGGGGGCCGCCTAA
- a CDS encoding cytochrome bc complex cytochrome b subunit produces MADNILTRTAGNVFGWVNERAPGLMPFYRKHVSEYYAPKNFNIWYYFGSLAMVVLVNQIVTGIFLTMHYKTSAAEAFNSVEYIMRDVEWGWLIRYMHSTGASLFFIVVYLHMFRGLLYGSYKKPRELVWILGMLIYLVLMAEAFMGYVLPWGQMSFWGAKVIISLFGAIPVIGNGLTEWIMGDYLPSDATLNRFFALHVIALPLVLLLLVVLHLGALHEVGSNNPDGVDIKKGPKGNRWDPNKPADGIPFHPYYTVKDMVGVGFLLMIGAFIIFFVPAFGGLFLEHDNFTEANRLVTPEHIKPVWYYTPYYAMLRVVPNKLGGVLVMFSAIAILFLVPWLDRAKVKSIRYRGWISKVMLGVLAVCFVWLGVIGSGPGTEASETYIGRVLTVLYFGFFLTMPIWTTLDRTKPVPERVTTHD; encoded by the coding sequence ATGGCTGACAATATCCTTACCCGCACCGCGGGCAACGTGTTCGGCTGGGTCAACGAGCGCGCGCCGGGGCTGATGCCGTTCTACCGCAAGCACGTCAGCGAGTACTACGCGCCGAAGAACTTCAACATCTGGTACTACTTCGGTTCGCTGGCGATGGTGGTGCTGGTCAACCAGATCGTCACCGGCATCTTCCTGACGATGCACTACAAGACCAGCGCGGCCGAGGCGTTCAACTCGGTCGAGTACATCATGCGCGACGTCGAGTGGGGCTGGCTGATCCGCTACATGCACTCCACCGGCGCCTCGCTGTTCTTCATCGTGGTGTACCTGCACATGTTCCGCGGCCTGCTCTACGGCAGCTACAAGAAGCCGCGCGAGCTGGTGTGGATCCTGGGCATGCTGATCTACCTGGTGCTGATGGCCGAAGCGTTCATGGGCTACGTGCTGCCGTGGGGGCAGATGTCGTTCTGGGGCGCCAAGGTGATCATCTCGCTGTTCGGCGCGATCCCGGTGATCGGCAACGGCCTGACCGAGTGGATCATGGGCGACTACCTGCCCTCCGACGCCACCCTCAACCGCTTCTTCGCGCTGCACGTGATCGCGCTGCCGCTGGTGTTGCTGTTGCTGGTGGTGCTGCACCTGGGCGCGCTGCACGAGGTCGGTTCCAACAATCCCGACGGCGTGGACATCAAGAAGGGCCCCAAGGGCAACCGCTGGGATCCGAACAAGCCGGCCGATGGCATTCCGTTCCACCCGTACTACACGGTCAAGGACATGGTCGGGGTCGGCTTCCTGCTGATGATCGGCGCCTTCATCATCTTCTTCGTGCCTGCGTTCGGCGGCCTGTTCCTGGAGCACGACAACTTCACTGAGGCCAACCGCCTGGTCACGCCCGAGCACATCAAGCCGGTGTGGTACTACACGCCGTACTACGCGATGTTGCGGGTGGTACCGAACAAGCTCGGCGGCGTGCTGGTGATGTTCTCGGCGATCGCGATCCTGTTCCTGGTGCCGTGGCTGGACCGCGCCAAGGTCAAGTCGATCCGCTACCGCGGCTGGATCTCCAAGGTGATGCTGGGCGTGCTCGCCGTGTGCTTCGTCTGGCTCGGGGTGATCGGGTCCGGTCCCGGCACCGAGGCCAGCGAGACCTACATCGGGCGCGTGCTGACCGTGCTTTATTTCGGATTCTTCCTGACCATGCCGATCTGGACCACGTTGGACCGGACCAAGCCGGTGCCGGAGCGGGTGACCACCCATGACTAA
- a CDS encoding cytochrome c1, with translation MSKRLIAVLACFASALLLSVSAMAAEGGATQQAGNDLGDRASLQRGAKLFMNYCSGCHSLKYLRYSRMAEDLGLSEDEVMANLNFTGAKVGEHIEAAMPHDAATKWFGKAPPDLSLIARVRGTDWVYTYLKSFYLDQSRPLGWNNKLFANASMPNPLWELQGLQQPVYGKAEQPGVDKPVERLQLGTPGKQTPAQFDQTVRDISNFLEYAGEPAALKRQSLGVWVVLFLALLTFLAYLLKTEYWKDVH, from the coding sequence ATGAGCAAGCGCCTGATCGCCGTCCTGGCCTGCTTCGCATCCGCCCTGTTGTTGTCCGTCTCGGCGATGGCTGCCGAGGGCGGCGCCACCCAGCAGGCCGGCAACGACCTCGGCGACCGCGCCTCGCTGCAGCGCGGCGCCAAGCTGTTCATGAACTACTGCTCCGGCTGCCATTCGCTGAAGTACCTGCGTTATTCGCGCATGGCCGAGGACCTGGGCCTGAGCGAGGACGAGGTGATGGCCAACCTCAACTTCACCGGCGCCAAGGTCGGCGAGCACATCGAGGCGGCGATGCCGCACGATGCGGCGACCAAGTGGTTCGGCAAGGCGCCGCCGGACCTGAGCCTGATCGCGCGCGTGCGCGGCACCGACTGGGTCTACACCTACCTCAAGTCGTTCTACCTGGACCAGTCGCGTCCGCTGGGCTGGAACAACAAGCTGTTCGCCAATGCCTCGATGCCCAATCCGCTCTGGGAGCTGCAGGGGCTGCAGCAGCCGGTCTACGGCAAGGCCGAGCAACCGGGCGTGGACAAGCCGGTGGAGCGGCTGCAGCTGGGCACGCCGGGCAAGCAAACCCCGGCGCAGTTCGACCAGACGGTCCGCGACATCAGCAATTTCCTCGAATACGCCGGCGAACCGGCGGCGCTGAAGCGGCAGAGCCTGGGCGTGTGGGTGGTGCTGTTCCTGGCGCTGCTGACCTTCCTGGCCTATCTGCTGAAGACGGAATACTGGAAGGACGTGCACTGA
- a CDS encoding FAD-binding oxidoreductase — MSSSSLLRHAQRGERLLNDVHSRLNATPVRLLAPATQAEAVAMVRACAHAGRSLIAAGARHAMGGQQFLTHGCVLDTSALDRVLAFDAERGLLTVEAGIRWPALLAWLRQHPGNARGWTIRQKQTGADDFSLGGAFAANVHGRGLRYAPFVEDVEAVTLIDASGRLVHASRHAQPQLFALAAGGYGLFGLVVRLTLRLTPRRVLQRRVRLQRVGGLPQAFAQAIADGACYGDFQFAIDPASADFLDLGVLSCYYPAPAAAVAAPVQLQADDFARLLGLAHTAPSRAFDEYANFYLATDGQHYHCDTQQSGVYLDDYHAAVDRSLGHRGSDMITELYVPRACLPGFMARAADSLRRCAAHPVYGTVRLIEPDPTSVLCWARENWACIVFNLHVAHDPAGLAQAADAFRALIDDALHFGGSYYLTYHRWATAAQLQAAHPRIDAFLAAQREFDPRGLWRSDWYRHIAAARR, encoded by the coding sequence ATGTCATCGTCCTCACTCCTGCGCCACGCCCAACGCGGCGAACGACTGCTCAACGACGTGCATTCGCGGCTCAACGCCACACCCGTGCGCCTGCTGGCTCCGGCCACGCAAGCGGAGGCGGTGGCGATGGTGCGTGCCTGCGCCCACGCCGGCCGCAGCCTCATCGCCGCCGGCGCCCGCCACGCCATGGGCGGCCAGCAGTTCCTGACGCACGGCTGCGTGCTGGACACCTCGGCGCTGGACCGGGTGCTCGCATTCGATGCCGAGCGCGGGTTGTTGACCGTCGAAGCCGGCATCCGCTGGCCGGCGCTGCTGGCGTGGCTGCGCCAGCATCCCGGCAACGCACGCGGCTGGACCATTCGGCAGAAGCAGACCGGCGCCGACGACTTCAGCCTCGGCGGCGCCTTCGCCGCGAACGTGCACGGCCGCGGGCTGCGCTATGCGCCGTTCGTCGAGGACGTCGAAGCGGTGACGCTGATCGACGCGTCCGGCCGCCTGGTGCATGCCAGCCGCCACGCGCAACCGCAGCTGTTCGCCTTGGCCGCCGGCGGCTATGGGCTGTTCGGCCTGGTCGTGCGACTCACCCTGCGGCTGACGCCGCGCCGGGTGCTGCAGCGGCGCGTGCGCCTGCAGCGGGTGGGCGGCCTGCCGCAGGCGTTCGCGCAGGCGATCGCCGATGGCGCGTGCTACGGCGATTTCCAGTTCGCGATCGATCCGGCCAGCGCCGACTTCCTCGATCTGGGCGTGCTGTCGTGCTACTACCCGGCGCCGGCCGCGGCGGTCGCCGCACCCGTGCAGCTGCAGGCCGACGATTTCGCCCGGCTGCTGGGGCTGGCGCATACCGCGCCCTCGCGCGCGTTCGACGAATACGCCAATTTCTACCTGGCCACCGACGGCCAGCACTATCACTGCGATACCCAGCAAAGCGGCGTCTATCTCGACGACTACCACGCGGCGGTGGATCGCAGCCTGGGCCATCGCGGCTCGGACATGATCACCGAACTCTATGTGCCGCGCGCATGCCTGCCCGGGTTCATGGCCCGCGCCGCGGACAGCCTGCGCCGCTGCGCCGCGCACCCGGTCTACGGCACGGTGCGCCTGATCGAACCCGACCCCACCAGCGTGCTGTGCTGGGCACGCGAGAACTGGGCCTGCATCGTCTTCAACCTGCACGTGGCGCACGACCCGGCGGGCCTCGCGCAGGCCGCCGACGCGTTCCGCGCACTGATCGACGATGCGCTGCACTTCGGCGGCAGCTACTACCTGACCTACCATCGCTGGGCCACGGCCGCGCAGCTGCAGGCCGCGCATCCGCGCATCGACGCATTCCTCGCCGCCCAGCGCGAATTCGATCCGCGCGGGCTGTGGCGCAGCGATTGGTACCGCCACATTGCTGCGGCGCGCCGCTGA
- a CDS encoding glutathione S-transferase family protein, with the protein MPTADRRVTLYHNPKSRSKGVLILLEELGADYAIERLDLQKGEQLAPEYLAINPMGKVPAIVHLGSPITEQVAIYQYLADLYPEAGLAPAMGDPRRGPYLRWLAFYGSAFEPAVLDRALKREAPPRMLSPYADCDTVMGVVDDQLARGDYLLGERCTAADVLWGSALGWMIGFGLMDPPAPTRAYVERMAARPAVQRAQAIDAAAEA; encoded by the coding sequence ATGCCCACCGCCGACCGTCGCGTCACCCTGTACCACAACCCCAAATCGCGCTCCAAGGGCGTGCTGATCCTGCTCGAGGAACTGGGCGCCGACTATGCGATCGAACGCCTGGACCTGCAGAAGGGCGAGCAACTGGCGCCGGAATACCTGGCGATCAACCCGATGGGCAAGGTCCCGGCGATCGTGCACCTGGGGTCGCCGATCACCGAACAGGTGGCGATCTACCAGTACCTGGCGGACCTGTACCCCGAGGCCGGGCTGGCCCCGGCGATGGGCGATCCGCGCCGCGGCCCCTACCTGCGCTGGCTGGCGTTCTACGGCTCGGCGTTCGAGCCGGCGGTGCTCGACCGCGCGCTCAAGCGCGAGGCGCCGCCGCGGATGCTGTCGCCCTACGCCGACTGCGACACGGTGATGGGCGTGGTCGACGACCAGCTGGCGCGCGGCGACTACCTGCTCGGCGAGCGCTGCACCGCGGCCGACGTGCTGTGGGGCAGCGCGCTGGGCTGGATGATCGGCTTCGGCCTGATGGACCCGCCGGCGCCGACCCGCGCCTATGTCGAACGCATGGCGGCGCGGCCGGCGGTACAGCGCGCGCAGGCGATCGACGCGGCCGCCGAGGCCTGA